The genomic stretch CAGTTTCTTTGGCCTCTGTCCAAGCTCATGCTTCATCCTATCTGTGCaatgaggtttttttctgcttaccACCAAGTTATTTAGCTCAGACACAGGCTTGTCTGACTTAACTAAGACCCACTGACAGTAGCAATTAGAAGCAGAATTCAAGACTTGTGATAGGATGGAATGATTTAGATCCATGTTGTCTTGTTGAACACGAGTTTCTAACAGCACACCTGCAATATGACAGCGTTTCTGCTGTTAATTTAGGTGAATTACTTGGTTTCAACATGCTCTGCAGCACTTGCAGTAATAAGCAAAGCTATTGACTTCATGATTTATAATACAATTGGAATATCTATATCTGCCAGTGTCAGTTGCTTTACTTCACCAGGAAATTCAAATACTTCTCCCTAAACTgtggataattttttttctgacttagTTTCAGGGATTTGGTTCAGTCTAAGACACCTAAAATTAGAATAGACATGAGTTAATTGTCTAAGCTCTTATTGTAGTTGAATGAGACCCAGTCCATGCAAAATAAAGGACAGAGATATTCAGTTGACTCTCAATTTATCATCTATATTTCATCATCTGAGCAGATCTCATCTCCATTTACTAATGAACACATTACTTGTCCAAATTTGAGATACACTACAAAACCATTGGCAGCTAGAACCATTTTAGATAGCTTTGATCTTCTGTAGGACATGTGTCACATCTCTCAGTCCCACAGGAACACTGTGGATGTCTCAGGGTATTTCAGATGGCAGTAGAGGCACGCTTTCAGGCACCTGATTCACATTTAGGGGTGTCTTAATATTCTAGCAGAAATCTGCCCATGGGGAAAGCATTTTGTAGGACATTGTCCCCATGAAGTCCTTGTTTTGAAGTGTTCTTTCtgaattacagaaaataaataggtATGAGAGAAGACTAATGTGACTTGTCagtaacagagagagaaattgtcAAGCTACCCAGAGCTAGGCACTGTTCTTGCTGTttgtctcttcctcctcctgctatTATTTGCTTAGCAATCGCTGCTGAAGGCAAGCAAAACAGTGTTTAACATGCCCATGACATCCTCATTCTCAGAAGCAATGAATCTCAAGGCAGCACAGTTCACTTCTGTAGGTGAACTATTGAAGGCAAATCCCTGGTTCATTTCTCACACACGGACCAGCTATGTTCTCATCTTTGTCTAGTGGTTGAGTGTTCACTTTGGctggatttgtttttcttgtttgtttgtttgttaagcAAAAGCAACCTGCAAAACTTTGTCATACTGGTTGAAGGCAGGAATATTAAATGGCATTTCCCTTCTTGTCTCCATGCAGCTTTCAGAGGGAATCAATGCAGGGCAAGGACTAGGTATCGAAATCATTGCCACCTTCCAGCTGGTGTTGTGTGTCCTTGCCACCACAGACCGGAGAAGGAACGATGTCTCAGGGTCAGCACCTCTGGCCATTGGTCTCTCTGTTGCCTTGGGACATCTTCTTGCTGTAAGTTTTGTCCCTCACACTTGATACCTGCAATATCCCACTTTAGGATAGGCTGGTGAAGGCATGAAGATGATGGGCAGATGATAGTTTCATTCTCCTCATCAGAGACTGACCTTGTTTCTGCAGCATTCGTGGCTGTGGCAAGAAGTGCTGAGGTTGCGCTCCTGGGAGGAGTGACCTGGTGGGACAGGAGAGGCACGTGGCagtctttctcccttttttctgaAGAAGAGTGGGTGGGATGGATGAAGCTGGTGTGAGGATCAGAGGCATGCTGCAGGCTGCATTTGCCAcatgtgttccagtgtctcaccattggttctcttccaacctcccagATTGATTACACCGGTTGTGGAATTAACCCAGCCAGATCTTTTGGCTCAGCGCTGATTGCCAACAACTTTGAAAACCATTGGGTGAGTTGAATACATTTGTTTAGCTTACAAGAGGCTCTGTCTATGCATAATCTACAATGTTAGAAACATTTAAGCATGTATCATTAGCACCAAGACAGTTGGGTTGCCACTTCTATTTAATTTAGCTCCTTACCAGCCTCAGGAGATCAAGAAATCATCAAGTTGAGTGTCTGTGTTCAAAGCAATGCAGTAGATTTTCTTTGACTATTTCCTTTATGCTTacttatttcaaatattttcataaaatcacagatttgtttaggttggaaaagacctttaagatcattgaatccagctGTTAaaccaacactgccaagtccaccactaaaccatgttatgctcctcagcaccatgtcaacacatcttttaaattcctctagggatggtgactccatcacttcctcgggcagtctgttccagtgctttgacaaccctctcagtgaagaaatttcttccaacATAAAATCTAAATTACTAAATTTTAAAGCCCCATTGAACAGAATCCTGCTTTGGGTATTCACTGTTTAAACTGCATTTGTAAAGTGCTACTGCTTAATCTGGTAAAACCTAATTTAGGAAGGTTCTTGGGCAGGTTTGTAAACTGAAATAGGTCATACAGCATTTGGAAGCTAATATAACTCTCATATTCTTCAAATTCAGTGTCTTGTAAGTTCTCTGGAAACACTATAAATTTTAGATTAATCACTGAGGTTAAAATGAGGAACTTCACACGATTTTACTTATTTCACTGAAGGCTAATATAAAAAGCCCTAAATGAGCATGTGTTCTTCAATATTTAAAGTATAGCTTAGTCCAAATCTCTCACTCAGGATTTTGGCAGCTTGTTGCATGGACACTCATGGAATTTTAGTCACTGAGGTAACTCTACCAGTGTCTCCCACTTAACCACTTCTCTTGGGATAGTAAGTTAATGTAACTAAGCTACCAGCTTGTGTTTTCAGAGTGTCATAGAAACAGTGCTTTCCTGTGTACTTAGAGAAGGAGATAGAAGTAAAAATTGATATTAAACCACTGCTACTGATGAATAAAAGAAAACGTGTTTTCAGACTCAGGAACTCTTTGGCCAGGCAGATCCTTAAcaatcagcattttttttcctattaaaatCAACCTGTCTATTAAAACACTTTGATTACACTCTCCTGGCAAGCTTGGCTGGCTGTAAAGGATTAGACCAGCACCATTACAGCAATATCAGAAGCTAAATAGGAGCTAATAGCAAATTAAACCCCTAATTAGGTCCTCATAATTATGACTCTCTAAATCACTATTACTGAAAGTTAGTGGGAGAATGGAATAGAATGTCCTTGCTGCTTTCAGAAATTGTGTCCCCTTTGCCAAATTGATCTGGAGTAACAGAGTTGTTTGACCAGTAGATATCCAAGTTTAAATATCAAAACATGGCAGCATACTCACAGTTATTAATCCCTGGGCCTGTTGCCAATTCGTGGTGAGAAATTAATGGTTTCTTGCCACAGGGTTAAATAAATATTCAGGTGACAGACTATTGAATATATATTATACTTGATATTTTATAtccatatatttttattttatgactATGATGAAGGcgatgaaatattttcatttcatccTGTGATGAATATTATATTTTGATTATATGATGAATTTTGACTGGTAAAAATCCTCAGAGGAGATTTTCACTAGAGCTTCCAATGCAGTAATACCTCATGTATTAACCAGATTTGGAATTGTGTTTTAGATCTTCTGGGTTGGCCCAATCATTGGAGGAGCAAGTGCTGCCCTGATTTATGACTTCATCCTGGCTCCCAGAAGCAGCGACCTGACTGACCGCATGAAGGTGTGGACCAGTGGCCAAGTAGAAGAGTATGATCTGGAAGGAGATGATATGAACTCCCGGGTTGAAATGAAGCCAAAATAAAGCAGCACaagggagattaaaaaaaaaaaaaaaaggtgaacaaaaaaaaaagaaaaagaaaaaaagaaaaaaaaaaaggcacattgGTTTCCGAAGATTTTATCAGTGTTATAGACTCTTTGTAAACCAGCAAGcagtactttattttttaattcaatatGGTTTTATACTTGTTTGCCCCCAATCTTAATAACATTTTTATATCCttgttattttttgttcttggttttttgttttctttttttttccgttACAAAGCCCCCAGGCGAAGAAGTCAGTAGATACTTCTGAGCTAGCTAAATAAGTTGGGCTGAAATTTATCCTCTCCCTCACTAACATGAAAATTTCTGGTGTGTTTTCTGTGGGTGGTTCTCCCAGCACATCACTCAGTAATGATAAGTAGTTCAAAGGATCAGTCTGTTTGCTGCAAGAACAAAGGACAGAGAACCATCTGTGTCAATAACGGGGGGCTCACACCGGAAAAAGGATTCATACTGGTatccagtgccagcagtgcacaTGAAATACCATCTCAAATCATAGCCCAGGTGCATATCTTGGAAGGAAAGGACACTAAAATTTACTTGTTATGTAGAATTAACTCTAATTTTTGAAATGATAGATAACCCCTGAGGTCAAGAGCCAGAAAAACTAAGCTTGACAAGAATCTCCAGGGTCCCAGGATCCACAGATTTTTCTGGCGTTTCATTCTCCCTGAACCTCATTTTGAGGAGGGAGAATATATGACAAAAAATGATTAGGCATATTAATTCCTGGGAAATAATAACTAGGAGTCAAACTGGAGAGTAGTAATAGCAATGGCAGCAAGAATAGCATGGTGCCAAGAAATAAGAAAGATGTGATGTATGCATTAGATACATCTGGTCCTGTGGCTCCTCTTCTTTTGCTCATCTTACCTAATTTACCTGTGTGGTTTTAAAGCAAACCAGGAACTAAAAATAAAGCCCCTATCTTCCTGACTCCATGATAATAGCCAGTGTTGTGACATTCAAGGACAATAAACAGATATACACACAGGATATTTTCTAATGAGGGACAGATACACACCTGTGTATAAGTAAGTCCATTTAGGAGGaaaggggggtggtggtgttgcttttcttttatatatatatatatatgtttatataaATGTTTTATACAGAAAGCCTAGTACACCCTTTTGTAAGAAAATAAGAGCATAAGACAAGTGGAAGGAATTGCAGCAGtgctcagaaaaataaatgacactggaaatgtaaagaaaattaaCACTCAAAATGAAGAACGTTTTCTGGtttcatttttgtgtgtgtgctacTCATGATTTCCTGAGTAACTCCAAGCATTAGCTGGTCTTACCTACTAACTGTAGAATATAGTTAGAGCAGATACATACTGACATACTTGGTCTGCACTGAACAGTCTGAAGTGAGAAATGAGGCCCAGAAGAACCTACCTAAAAAAGCTGCATGCTTTGCCATTTAGACAAGCACCCCAGAGGTCGTATCATAGATACCTCTTGTTGGAGAGACAATATGGACACAGGAATTGAGAGAGGTTTAACGTGGGAATTGATACA from Indicator indicator isolate 239-I01 chromosome 20, UM_Iind_1.1, whole genome shotgun sequence encodes the following:
- the AQP1 gene encoding aquaporin-1 is translated as MASEFKKKMFWRAVVAEFLAMSLFIFISIGSALGFSFPVVGNKTSTRSQDNVKVSLAFGLSIATMAQSVGHISGAHLNPAVTLGLLLSCQISILKAIMYIIAQCLGAVVATAILSGVTSSLPNNLLGLNSLSEGINAGQGLGIEIIATFQLVLCVLATTDRRRNDVSGSAPLAIGLSVALGHLLAIDYTGCGINPARSFGSALIANNFENHWIFWVGPIIGGASAALIYDFILAPRSSDLTDRMKVWTSGQVEEYDLEGDDMNSRVEMKPK